TTTTATCGAAGGGTCGGTAAGGAGATTCATTGCATGAAGGTGGTTacgatggagacaagctgaGAAGCtcgttgttcttactaagtctagaggtcctccaGAGAGTGAGTATTGTCTAGTCTGTAACtgtgaatcttcatatagtgatttcttgggtttggctgccccggagtggttttcccttttgatgtgttcaaagggttttccacttcgtcaaTAAATCTTTGTGTTATGGTTGTGTGGATGCTCCTTTTTGTTGTGTTGGTTTTTTATTAAGCATAgctatttattctttttgtatAAATTGAATATGCGTTTGATTTGGTTGTGATGTTGCTTTAATTATTCTGTGCATGTTATATGTTTGATGAATGGCTTTGTTCCATATTTTGGTTATCTGGCAATTTGagggtagaacacgatcctcATTGTTCTTTCAGACTTGGTTAGGCTCGTGAGCAtgctcgtatatatatatatataaatataaattaagtaacaaataattaattataaggataagttgtagttaaaataaatagaagggCTTAAATAACAATTgggaaagaatatatataaggTAAGTTGGGGTAATAATGTGATTTAGAAAGTTAGAGGggtttaaacaaaataaaatcttatcCACAACCACGTGTGTGGCTGTGGATCACGTTGGGTCATCACCTTACGAGCTGAGTCCTTTGTTCTCAAATCTCTGCTCTCTATTTCTCATCCATTATGCATCCTCCCTTTTCTCTTCAACCCAGAAAGACCAAACCCTCCTCTACTTCATGCTCATCGACACACACATGGAGTAGAGAGAGATCACGACGGAAAGAGAGATTGAGATGCTGATGAGAGAGAACTACCAAGAGAGAAGCAAACCCAATGAGTGATGCACAACTTGGAGGATGGAGAAGTTCCGGCCATTGGGAGCAAAAGAGCTAACAATCCAAGCTTCTCCTTACAGTTTTGTCTTACCGACTTGTCTTCCTCGCAACTCATCCATTGTCCATTAACCGCCCCTTCATGAGTCACTCAAAACTGGCTCACGACCAATTCACAATCGCCAACGAAAGCTCTCTAGTCACCTCTCAACCACATGAAGATCACCAAGAACCAACTCGGCCTACCAATCTCGAGCCTATCACACCCCAAAGCCAGCAATCACCAAATACAGCCAAGACCAATAACAACTCAAAACATCAATCTGCACCTATCTTATTTTCGTGCCTCGAGCCCAACAATCACAGAAGCATGCTTCCTTGACACTTATTTTGAATCATGTCAACTTAGCACACGAGCAAACTTCTATCTTGTCATAGCCACTCAAGTAGCCTAGCCGCACTCCAACAGACCTTGCAAGGATGACACACCACTAGCAAATATAGGGTGCATGTCCtattgttgtgagttttaaagtgatactcgcaagtgcacaagttATATGCAATATAgattatgcaagtgcgaggtcgatccacagggaattgtgtcatgaaattcaatttctatctaaattaatcctattttaacctagttccgaatttgatgtgatttttttgtgcaaaaagataaactaaattaaattgattaaaagCAAATGATAAAAAGCACTAAGGGTTTCAGAATCCACTTCACCAAATTAgagcatacattcttatgtgtttgttcatacatccgacaagcaattaaaccctatgcacgttctattgtttttataaaattaatcttttgaaacATTCAATAAATCTATCctaattacaaatcacaacgaatatccaactgAGACCAaaacatccaatgtatccgtttgaaTTACGAAAAACAATGGACATCCAATTTCAGTCAAgagattcgatgtatccgttggatgaaacacaatgaatatccaacatttaatcaaacaatcaattaaaagggtttaatctaataactgaattgaaatagaacatcatataaatataaatatcgAAATTTTACGAACATACATgagaaatataaaactaatcaatggtgaggcttcatcttcaaccttagttgaagattctAGCTTCTTATGACtacaaaaagcataaaaatactaattgaaTTCATGGAAACATAGAAACTTACAAAGACAAATCGTTTTAGTGCTACAAAATGTCAACCAGATGAAAAATACACTGAACATCGCCCCCTTGGTGcgtttaaaatgaaaagaatgatatttataatgttaattAGGGTTTTAGCGCTGCTAGGTCAGACGAGTGTGCTCAAGcgcacactaggtgcgctcgatcgcactcgagcaTGTATCACTCCTCATGCGGCACAGCACTTGCGCACTACTGGATTGATATGGGTGTGTATGCGCTTGAGCGCAAGACTTCTACGATTGAGCGCATATTGCTCAATCCACTTCCAAAAATGCACTTGTTTTCACTTCCTTGCAACTTTCACCTTAAAGCCgtagttttcccttagcaacctgcaaaacactagaacaccaaaactaacacaaacatcagaaaataataaggctaaaggattaacaaatgcaaattaaggggcccaaatatacaatatttgacaTTCATCAAATACCCATAAACTTACATTTTGCAAGTCCcatagcaaaacaaaatgaaaaacaaaatgaaaacgtGAAACATAAGCCCgttgtcgtgggagagacgattgcatgtagcatatgcaacaagccttttaaacccttaggcatccttagaggacgagtgaagtctcgtgagggtttaacagcaatgatgcccacaaacatttttaggactatgttattgacaaacatgaacttccatacaaacacatggttcttacATCATGAGCATGTTTAACAAAATGAGCACCACAATCACATAATCAGGACATCCAAAGTCAATTCACTCATAAATAGAAATTTAAGACAACACATGCTCCAATAAGTGCAGAGTGAgattaacatacaatcatgagacttcaatttttcttaaagttttgtgtacctcaaaattcataggaattctcTCAGATGAAATCAACCAAGGTTTAaatcaagatatgcatttttttatttttttgtgtatgCTGTGCAATgctcggctcccttaagctttctaattgacctatgtaacgagtgttgggccaatgactcccaaaccagatgattttagggcactagatgtagaaatatccctaagggcttaattactcaagtcaaaaagactacgaagccaaactagccatacaatcaatcaAATTGAATTTCACAACTTTTTatgcgaacactcaatgcttagtgaggcaagagGTCAGGTTACTCATTGAAAGACTcaaactaaatttattttttttattttttttattattatttttatctattttcaagccaaggtttcatcaacaattcatcctacaaatctcaaaatacacactatgcaattcaaatctcatacctcataGATTTTATGCTAATGGCTTGTGATGATCAACtaaaacatgtgaagtctctctaattcaacaaatgagtcaaaagcctcagatttctaatgacatgctgTGTTCCAGATTTTAAAcaaaccaatgacatgcaaaccataGTCATAGTGTCACTCaagcaaaatcaacaacatagcacaatttttttttttttttttttgaacacataaacaaccaaaataacaagaaaaaaacaaaacaaaaatgtctTCCCCGCCCCCAGACTAAAATGAcatattgtccccaatgtggccAGAAATACAACACCGAATGGGTGGcacacaagcgctaagtttacagtcttcagccaAACTTTCCACTGCAAGTGCGTTGCATGATCCAAACGACATGCGATAGTAGGCAAACACACCAAAAGGAATTGTGAGGGTTGTGTTCTCTTGCTCGTCGGGGTCCAAAGGAACTTGGTTGTAGCTAGAATAACCATTAAGCACACAGTAGTAGGGATGTCCAGGTAACCGTTCCACTAACTGATCAATGAACGGGGGAGGGAAATGATCTTTCCTTGTAATGGCCTTCAGCTTGCTATAATCAATGCACCCTTGCCATCCTGTCTGAACAAGAGTAGAGAACAACTGGttattctttttcctccccATGGTCACACCTAGCCACTTAGGCCACACATGAATGGGTCTAACCCATTTGCTCTCAGAAATCAACTTGAGAGGCTCAAGTGCTATTGAATATGggttagggaatgatatctcaatgGTTTCCCCATTCTCCGGCTGCATCTCAGGAATGGGATCCAAAGGAGCTTCAGCTTGCTCAACTAATTCATCAAAGTCCAGATCatatccaaattgagcaaagcattCTAGCACAGGGTCCAAACTTGACTCACTCACAACCTTAACTGGCTCAAGTAACCTGTCAAGGTCCATATCGCCTCTATATTGAGCAAAGCTCTCCACCTCGGGATCCTCAATATTTGGCTCATACAAAGTCCTAACTTGCTCAAGTAACCTATCAAGGTCGAGATCACCTCTAGATAGTGTAAAACACTCTATATCAGGATCCTCAATACTTGGCTCAAACAAAATCCCAAATAGCTTGTCTAAGTTCAGATCTTCTCCATCTTGAGTAAAACACTTCACCTCAGGGTCCTCCAAGCTTGACTGACTCACAATCTCATCAGTTATCTCTTCAATTAGGCACACATTGCGGACCTCATCATAGTCAAGTGGCTGCTTATTGATGTCAAAGATGTTTAGCTCCACTatcatattcccaaaagaaaTTTTCACTACCCCAGTCCTATAGTTGATTAGGGCGTTAGTCGTAGCTAAGAAAGGTCACCCTAAAATCATCGAAATTTGGCTCCCAACATTATGAACTGGTTCCGTGTCTATCACTATGAAGTCCACATGGAAGTaaaacttgtccaccttgatcaaTACATCCTCAATTATTCCCCTTGGTCTTTTATCTGACTTGTCAGCCAATTGGAGTGTCATAGATGTGGGCTTCAATTTTCCCAACCACAATTGTAAGTAGACTAAATAGGGCAAGAGATTCACACTTGCTCCAAGATCCAATAAAGCCCTTTCAATCCGGTtgactcctatcatgcaagaaatggttggacacccagggtccttatacttgaTGGGAAGCTTGCATTGAAAGATGGAGCTGACTTGCTTggtcagaaatgctttctttgggacatttgtctttctcttgatagtgaccaaatccttcaagaacttaGCAAAAGATGGCGCCTACTGGATGGCATTCAAAAATTGGATGTTTATCTAAACTTGCTTGAATACCTTTAAGATCTCAGCAAACTGTGCATTTTTCTTTGGGGCTTTCAATCTTTCTGGATAAGGAGCTTTTGGGATAAAACTCTTGGGGGGATCATCAACAATGGGTTGGACTATGGTAGGCTCAGCAACTTTCTCCGCATTGTTGTGACTTTCTTGCCCTTGCAGCACAATGGGGTTCTCTTCTGGCAGAACcacttgattgtccacttgtctccctgaTCTAAGTGTGACAATAGACTGCACTTGTTCATCCCCGTGTGTAGGATCTGAAGAATTTTCAACCACAAATTGTCCCTTAGGGTTCGGTACGGGCTGACTAGGGAaatttcccttttctctttcacCCAATTGATTTGCTATTTGCTCAATCTGAACTTCCATCTTGGCAATCGCTTGGGTATTCACCATAGTAGCATTCTTCACTTCACTTATAGATTAGCCTATGAGTTGGATGAAGGCCTTGAGAGTGTCCTCCAAAGTAGACTGTGAAGAAGATGCTGGCACTTGATTGGGTGCTTGGTATGCAGGAGGTGGCGCTGGATGAGACAAGCTACCATGATTTTGAAACTGTCTAAGAAATTTGGGACGGTATTGATTTTGGGCATGATGAGGAAATTTGCCATGATGAGGAGCCCCTCCCTGAATCACCAGTTAAttctgcttccatgagaaatttgggtgGTTCCATCACCCTTGATTGTAGGTCTCTGAGTATGGTCCATTTGACTACTTCCGGTAATCATTGAAAGCATTCACTTGTTCCATAGGACACTCGGCAAACGCCGGCATAGATGCacaattctgtgctaagtgcataggactaGCACAGATGGAATAGCTATCCACATTGAATGTGTTGGCAGTATTGATGTACTGGCTTATAGTGAGAGCATCGACCTTCTTGGTGAGAGCATCTATCTTCATCCTTAAATCAGTGTCTTCTCTCAACTCCtagatgcctcctttcttggggaTACAGGCAGATTTGTCccgacaacttgaaaaatcccacTACTGTGAATTGTTGGACAACTTGTCCAATGCTTTGTATGCTTCATCCCccgtcaaacttaagaatgctccTCTATTCATAGACTCGATCATACTATGGTTGGATTGAGTCAACTCTTGGTAGAAGAACTGAACGAGCCTCCATTTCTCATAACCATGAGGAGGGCATCTTATAAGTAACTCTTTGAAGCGCTTCCAACTCTCATaaaatttctcatcctcctcctgAGTGAAGGAACTAATCTCCTTTTTGCAATCATTGACTTTCGACATTGGGAAAAACTTGTTGTAAAACTTGCTCAACAAgatttcccaagatgtaatggatctGGGCGTGTTGGAGTCCAATCATGCCCCGGCTTTATCAtgcaaagagaaagggaaaagtcTAAGGTGGACAGACTCTTTAGAAAAATTATGAAACTTGCATGTGGCACAGATGTCCTTGAACGTCTTCacatgactgtaaggattttcaagttctaagCCACAAAATGagggtaggagttggatgacatgaggtttTAGATCAAAGTGGGTGGCATTGGTTTTGGGAATACGATACACGAAGGAGCGTTTCTCGCAACTGGTGCAAACAAATCCCTAAGAGATCtggtaaagtccacatataAGGTTGATCTTCCATCTCTACAGTCTCTctctcaacaggtgctctccGATTTCTCCTAAGAGTTCTTTCTATTTCGGGGTCTAAAGATGTCAACTCTAGGTTCAAAGATCTCCGACCAGgcatacaccaaacaaaaatgctaaaataaactaactaacaaaaacaaaatattcacaaaaaaggagaaaagcaaaaacaaaaaataaactacTCACAAAATAGCccaaaaagaatttgaaaaactTTTCTACTTAACTATTGCTGACCTACTAAGGCTCTTTgcagaggtgcgctcgagcgcaggtgaggGGCGATCTGGCATAGGCACACGCTGGTATGCTGTTGTTGCGCTGGTGCGCTCGAGTTGCAATGGTGTGTGCTCGAGCGTGTGTGTGAAGTGCGCTTGAACGCAGGCGTGGAAGTGTTGAACGCATATGTAGCTCGCTTGATGCCCTTATGCTCGAGTGTGCTTGAGCGTACTTCGCCTGGTATGTTCGTCCGAGACCTGCAACAGAaactaaaacaaccaaaaacactttctcctttctttctttcttttttttttttttttaatttttttttttttttagttttgcaaacagaaacaaaataaaattacaaaaataaaatcaattgagacaaaaaaattaaatttcacaaacaaaaataattccccggcaacggcgccaaaaacttgttgtgagttttaaaatggtacttgcaagtgcacgagtcgtgtgcaatatagatTATGCAAGTGCAAGGTTGATCCACAGGGAATTCTGTCGTGAAAttcaatttctatctaaattaatcctattttaacctaattatgaatttaatgtgatttttttgtgcaaaaaaaaaaactaaattaaattgattaaaaccaaatgataaaaagcactaaggttttcagaatgctcttcatcaaattaaaacatacattctcatgtgtttgttcatacatttGACAAGCAATTAAACCCTATGCacgttttattgtttttataaaattaatctattgaaatattcaatgaatccatcctaattacaaatcacaacgaatatccaacaagGACCAAAACATGCAATGTATCCTTTTGAATTACGAAAAaaaatggatatccaatttcagTCAAAAGATttgatgtatccgttggatgaaacacaatgaatatccaacgtttaatcaaacaaataattaaacaatcaattaaaagggtttaatctaataacttaattgaaatagaacatcatatatatatatatataaatgtctGAATTGTACGAACATACAtgagaaatat
Above is a genomic segment from Corylus avellana chromosome ca9, CavTom2PMs-1.0 containing:
- the LOC132162318 gene encoding uncharacterized protein LOC132162318, with the translated sequence MIVELNIFDINKQPLDYDEVRNVCLIEEITDEIVSQSSLEDPEVKCFTQDGEDLNLDKLFGILFEPSIEDPDIECFTLSRGDLDLDRLLEQVRTLYEPNIEDPEVESFAQYRGDMDLDRLLEPVKVVSESSLDPVLECFAQFGYDLDFDELVEQAEAPLDPIPEMQPENGETIEISFPNPYSIALEPLKLISESKWVRPIHVWPKWLGVTMGRKKNNQLFSTLVQTGWQGCIDYSKLKAITRKDHFPPPFIDQLVERLPGHPYYCVLNGYSSYNQVPLDPDEQENTTLTIPFGVFAYYRMSFGSCNALAVESLAEDCKLSACVPPIRCCISGHIGDNMSF